From the genome of Deltaproteobacteria bacterium GWA2_45_12, one region includes:
- a CDS encoding citramalate synthase: MNKKQITIYDTTLRDGSQSEGITFTVEDKLLIAEKLDWLGIHYIEAGWPGASPKDTEFFERASKELKLKKARLSAFGSTRKAGHMPPQDKVLNDLLASKAQTICIFGKTWDLHVKQALQIPLPENLVLIEDSIAYLKAYKREVFFDAEHFFDGYKANKKYALDSLKAAVRGGADVLVLCDTNGGSLPHEITRIVSEVRRKIRTPLGIHCHNDTGTAIANSLAAVLAGATQVQGTINGIGERCGNANLCTIVANLELKMGYKTLGISRFQHLTSVSRFVDEMSNRAPHSQQPYVGKSAFAHKGGVHVHAILKDARTYEHIKPEKVGNTQRILVSDLSGASTVAHKVQGVASLKADDPRVKELLHQLKEQENQGYQFEGAEASFEIFVKKSLGQYKPHFALHDFKVSDYISEKPTHEPTSEATIHLSVDGSEEFATAKGVGPVHALDQALRAALERFYPQIKEMKLLDYKVRVLPAGEGTASSVRVLIEFGDGPNKWVTVGVSENIIHASYQALVDGIDYKLLQTTK, encoded by the coding sequence ATGAACAAAAAGCAAATCACCATTTACGACACAACACTTCGTGACGGCTCGCAGTCAGAAGGAATCACTTTTACGGTTGAAGACAAACTTCTGATTGCCGAAAAACTTGACTGGTTAGGCATTCACTATATTGAAGCTGGTTGGCCCGGAGCCTCTCCTAAAGATACTGAATTTTTTGAACGGGCTTCCAAGGAACTTAAGCTTAAAAAAGCCCGCCTTTCAGCCTTTGGTTCCACACGGAAGGCAGGGCACATGCCCCCTCAGGACAAGGTGTTAAATGATCTGTTGGCTTCCAAGGCCCAAACAATCTGTATTTTTGGAAAAACCTGGGATTTGCATGTAAAACAGGCGTTACAAATTCCTTTGCCCGAAAATCTGGTTCTTATTGAAGATTCCATTGCTTATCTTAAAGCTTATAAACGCGAAGTGTTTTTTGATGCGGAACATTTCTTTGATGGGTACAAAGCCAACAAAAAATATGCCCTTGATAGCTTGAAAGCCGCTGTTCGTGGAGGAGCTGATGTTCTTGTTTTGTGTGATACCAATGGAGGAAGTCTGCCTCATGAGATAACACGCATTGTGTCTGAAGTGCGAAGAAAAATCCGGACTCCTTTGGGAATTCACTGCCATAACGATACGGGGACGGCCATTGCCAATTCACTGGCAGCCGTTCTTGCGGGAGCCACTCAAGTTCAGGGAACGATTAACGGCATTGGGGAACGTTGTGGCAATGCCAATTTGTGTACCATTGTGGCTAATTTGGAATTGAAGATGGGGTATAAGACTTTGGGAATTTCAAGATTTCAGCACCTCACTTCAGTGTCACGATTTGTGGACGAAATGAGCAATCGGGCCCCCCACAGCCAGCAACCTTATGTAGGTAAATCGGCTTTTGCCCACAAGGGCGGAGTGCATGTGCACGCCATTTTGAAAGATGCGCGCACCTACGAACACATCAAACCCGAAAAAGTGGGAAACACCCAACGTATTCTGGTTTCCGATCTTTCAGGGGCTTCAACCGTGGCACATAAGGTGCAAGGGGTGGCCAGTCTTAAGGCGGATGATCCCCGTGTGAAAGAATTGCTGCATCAATTAAAAGAACAGGAAAACCAGGGTTACCAATTTGAAGGAGCCGAAGCTTCCTTTGAAATTTTTGTAAAAAAATCCCTGGGACAGTACAAGCCTCATTTTGCTCTGCATGATTTTAAAGTAAGTGATTATATTTCTGAAAAACCAACTCATGAACCTACCTCGGAAGCCACGATTCATTTATCCGTTGATGGAAGTGAAGAGTTTGCCACAGCTAAAGGAGTGGGTCCGGTTCATGCGCTGGACCAAGCCCTGCGAGCGGCCCTTGAACGTTTTTATCCGCAAATCAAGGAAATGAAATTGCTCGACTATAAAGTGCGTGTACTGCCCGCAGGTGAAGGTACAGCTTCTTCTGTACGCGTATTGATCGAATTTGGAGATGGCCCGAACAAATGGGTCACTGTGGGTGTTTCTGAAAACATCATTCATGCCAGCTACCAGGCCTTGGTGGATGGGATCGACTATAAATTGCTTCAGACAACAAAATAA
- a CDS encoding chromosome segregation protein SMC: MKIKRIEIIGFKSFMDKTVVTFDKDVTAVVGPNGCGKSNIVDAIRWVMGEQSAKHLRGKNMEDVIFAGTESRAPLSMASVELTFSTEGYQTPAAYLNHSEISICRRLYRTGDSEYLINKVPVRLKDITDLFLGTGIGTKAYSIIEQGRVGQIITSKPEERRYYIEEVAGVSKFKARKESALRKMEATSQNLLRLTDVIGELERQVRSLDRQARKAEKYRELRTEFEKWDLALSAADYADAFSKQEEGEASLKKLGEEEIGLKSVLQNEENEIEAVRFGLLEKEKELNEVQNRLFEVTNYIRLSESGLKFKKDERVHLQARTEEGVKFLTELEMQYEGVSQGLIQIDDQKWQADMEAQSCQEELVTLASQNENIQTGLTDVAKQLEAVREELYATEARLHKLDAEKQNLHRKKDDLKKVLSHDEEKLGGLKSQYHQAQKVYHEVTSTLTGLKQLKFDLTTKTDSLFQELGQLKSNLDVEQKNLFRLKEELTLKQSRLSSLEELSRNFEGYQEGTRSVLLKKKELAEEGIFGTVADFVETEPMFENAVSAVLGEKLQYVVVKSQQEGLQAVEYLNTLAGGRSSFVPLGVRSSYEQSGEISSQEGVLGPLRQFVNLPSDYQTLSEFLFGDVVVVDTLKRALDLWSFNGHRKTLVTLGGEVVDPSGVITGGSTENTSKALLEKKREMKDLGVLIENLKGELQAKEGQCQNLIAQVGVLEGSLEVVKSTSFEEEIKIANQEKDLTHFKKELSKIETDQAELVSRLEQAHRQLDELATTEQIFEEEQKTLAEKSLNLTAELAVKKSEYEGLAKSAATQAEILTQIKIKVAQSRERMDHLDAEIKRLIDEKGRLFLEKIKKTEEQLGFMFKDEQMAAQCAHIEKMLVKRMDQKTTIESSMRTLRESYETQTGLVREREQGFKKMRDHLALLAQQISQVTISLTEVRGLMKHLTEQCLERHRLSLADIYKDRLDSNLDREQAKVKVSELREKLSNMGDVNPQALQEYDELKTRLDFLLHQKTDLETSLKTLERVIQKINRTTRERFLATFKLVDETFQKVFPKLFQGGRARLALTNEENLLETGVDIIAQPPGKKLQSISLLSGGEKALTAVSFIFSIFLIKPSPFCILDEVDAPLDEANVHRYNDMIRTMTDKSQFIVITHNKRTMEMVDVLYGVTMQEAGVSQLVSVNLH; encoded by the coding sequence ATGAAAATCAAACGTATTGAAATTATCGGTTTCAAGTCCTTCATGGATAAAACCGTGGTCACTTTTGACAAGGATGTAACGGCTGTGGTGGGTCCCAATGGCTGCGGAAAATCCAATATTGTGGATGCCATTCGTTGGGTCATGGGGGAACAATCGGCCAAGCATTTGCGTGGCAAAAACATGGAAGATGTCATTTTTGCCGGCACTGAAAGCCGGGCTCCTTTGTCGATGGCCAGTGTGGAGCTGACTTTTTCAACAGAAGGATATCAAACTCCTGCTGCTTACTTGAACCATTCCGAAATCTCCATTTGTCGTCGTCTTTATCGTACGGGGGATTCTGAATATCTTATCAATAAAGTTCCGGTCCGTCTTAAAGACATCACCGATTTGTTTTTGGGAACCGGTATTGGCACCAAAGCCTATTCCATTATTGAACAAGGGCGTGTAGGACAAATCATCACCTCAAAACCCGAGGAACGGCGCTACTACATTGAAGAAGTAGCCGGTGTTTCAAAATTCAAGGCACGCAAGGAATCGGCCCTCCGGAAAATGGAGGCAACCAGCCAAAACCTGCTACGGCTTACCGATGTCATTGGCGAATTGGAACGTCAGGTACGTTCGCTTGATCGCCAGGCGCGCAAGGCAGAAAAATACCGGGAATTAAGAACGGAATTTGAAAAATGGGATTTGGCTCTAAGTGCTGCCGATTATGCCGATGCGTTTTCCAAACAGGAAGAAGGGGAAGCTTCGTTGAAAAAATTGGGTGAGGAAGAAATCGGGTTGAAATCGGTTTTACAAAATGAAGAAAACGAAATCGAAGCGGTACGTTTCGGTCTTTTGGAAAAAGAAAAGGAACTTAACGAAGTTCAAAATCGTCTTTTTGAAGTCACCAATTATATCCGTCTTTCCGAATCCGGTCTTAAATTCAAAAAAGATGAACGGGTTCATCTGCAAGCTCGTACCGAGGAAGGTGTCAAATTTCTCACTGAATTGGAAATGCAATACGAAGGAGTCAGCCAGGGGTTAATTCAAATTGATGACCAAAAATGGCAGGCCGATATGGAGGCCCAGTCATGCCAGGAAGAACTTGTCACCTTGGCCAGTCAAAATGAAAATATTCAGACCGGGCTTACAGACGTTGCCAAGCAGCTTGAGGCTGTACGTGAGGAGCTTTATGCCACCGAGGCCCGTCTGCACAAACTCGATGCCGAAAAACAAAACCTCCATCGCAAAAAAGACGATCTGAAAAAAGTGCTCTCCCACGACGAGGAAAAACTGGGAGGGCTTAAAAGCCAGTATCACCAGGCCCAAAAAGTTTACCATGAAGTGACGTCAACATTAACCGGCCTAAAACAGCTCAAATTTGACCTGACGACAAAAACCGATTCGCTTTTCCAGGAGCTGGGGCAGTTAAAATCAAACCTCGATGTCGAACAAAAAAATCTTTTCCGTTTAAAAGAAGAGCTTACCCTGAAACAATCGCGCTTAAGTTCCCTCGAAGAGTTAAGCCGTAATTTTGAAGGTTATCAGGAAGGCACGCGATCGGTCCTCCTTAAAAAGAAGGAATTGGCCGAAGAAGGTATTTTTGGGACCGTGGCTGATTTCGTTGAAACCGAGCCCATGTTTGAAAATGCGGTCTCGGCTGTTTTGGGGGAAAAGTTGCAATATGTGGTTGTAAAATCGCAGCAGGAAGGTTTGCAGGCCGTTGAATATTTAAACACGCTTGCCGGTGGGCGCAGCTCCTTTGTTCCATTGGGTGTTCGTTCTTCTTATGAACAATCGGGTGAAATTTCTTCCCAGGAAGGGGTGTTGGGGCCCCTTCGTCAGTTTGTTAATTTGCCTAGTGACTATCAAACTCTTTCCGAATTTTTATTTGGCGATGTTGTTGTGGTTGACACCTTAAAGCGTGCCCTTGATCTGTGGTCTTTCAACGGGCATCGAAAAACTTTGGTTACTTTAGGAGGTGAAGTGGTTGATCCATCCGGGGTGATCACCGGTGGTTCCACCGAAAATACATCAAAGGCCCTTTTGGAAAAAAAGCGGGAGATGAAAGATTTGGGAGTGCTTATTGAAAACTTGAAAGGGGAATTGCAGGCCAAGGAAGGGCAATGCCAAAACCTTATCGCGCAGGTGGGTGTGTTGGAAGGGTCCCTTGAAGTGGTGAAAAGCACCTCCTTTGAAGAAGAAATAAAAATAGCCAACCAGGAAAAAGATCTGACTCATTTTAAAAAGGAACTTTCCAAAATTGAGACGGATCAAGCCGAGCTGGTAAGCCGTTTGGAGCAGGCACACAGGCAGCTCGATGAATTGGCCACCACTGAACAAATTTTTGAAGAAGAACAAAAGACCCTCGCTGAAAAATCCCTTAATTTAACGGCAGAACTTGCCGTCAAAAAATCTGAGTATGAAGGTTTGGCCAAGTCGGCTGCCACCCAGGCTGAAATTTTAACGCAGATAAAAATCAAGGTGGCGCAAAGCCGGGAGCGAATGGATCATTTGGATGCTGAAATAAAGAGATTGATCGATGAAAAAGGCCGCCTCTTTCTTGAAAAAATAAAAAAGACGGAAGAACAGCTGGGGTTCATGTTCAAGGATGAACAAATGGCCGCACAGTGTGCCCATATCGAAAAAATGCTGGTTAAAAGGATGGATCAAAAAACAACCATCGAATCCTCCATGCGGACCCTGCGCGAATCTTATGAAACCCAGACAGGGCTTGTGCGTGAGCGCGAACAAGGTTTCAAGAAGATGCGCGATCATTTAGCCTTGCTTGCCCAGCAAATAAGCCAGGTGACCATTTCCTTGACGGAAGTTCGTGGGCTCATGAAACATTTAACCGAGCAATGTTTGGAGCGGCATCGTTTGAGCTTGGCTGATATTTATAAAGATAGGTTAGATTCAAATCTTGATCGCGAGCAGGCGAAGGTAAAAGTTTCTGAGTTGCGTGAAAAATTATCCAACATGGGGGATGTCAATCCCCAGGCCCTTCAGGAATATGACGAATTAAAGACCCGTTTGGATTTTCTTCTTCACCAGAAAACCGATCTGGAAACCTCACTTAAAACCCTTGAGCGTGTCATCCAAAAAATCAATCGCACCACGCGTGAGAGGTTTTTGGCCACCTTTAAACTAGTGGATGAAACCTTCCAAAAAGTTTTTCCAAAACTCTTCCAGGGAGGGCGTGCCCGCCTTGCCCTTACCAATGAAGAAAATCTTTTGGAAACAGGGGTTGATATTATCGCCCAGCCTCCCGGCAAAAAACTTCAGTCGATCAGCCTGCTTTCAGGCGGGGAAAAGGCCCTGACAGCCGTTAGTTTTATTTTTTCCATCTTTCTTATTAAGCCCTCCCCATTCTGTATCCTAGATGAAGTGGATGCCCCCTTAGATGAGGCCAATGTGCATCGTTATAACGACATGATCCGCACCATGACGGACAAGTCGCAATTCATCGTTATCACCCACAACAAACGCACCATGGAAATGGTGGATGTGCTTTACGGCGTGACCATGCAAGAGGCGGGGGTATCGCAATTGGTTTCGGTGAATCTTCATTAA